The Streptomyces sp. NL15-2K genome contains a region encoding:
- a CDS encoding ATP-binding protein, which produces MPGPSGRVTIDGMPEAAAAPLVEPRPPRKLYRSSDGRWLGGVARGLAGHLGLPVIWVRLVFVGLFMADGLGALLYAAFWFFVPLGVGGVGGQRPPSLVTSETSPDGRRKLIARRPDKGQIVALLLMVVVAVVFVGNVNLGNGARAYLWPTVFVAAGVALVWRQADNARRARWVEAGRRRRTLTLLRAGGGVLLVTAGVSGIFVLQGSAAHLGSVLQAALAVLVGITLLAGPYLVRMTQDLSEERLMRIRAQERAEVAAHVHDSVLHTLTLIQRNAENAAEVRRLARAQERDLRTWLYKPEGTGKDEADEPTTLADAVRRNAAEVEDKHGVPIEVVVVGDCPLDERIGAQMQAAREAMVNAAKYGGEGGAVQVYAEVEGKTVFVSVRDRGPGFDLDSIPADRMGVRESIIGRMERNGGTARLRAVPDGGTEVELEMERAEKTS; this is translated from the coding sequence ATGCCCGGGCCCTCCGGCCGTGTGACCATCGATGGCATGCCGGAAGCCGCAGCAGCGCCACTCGTCGAACCGCGGCCGCCGCGCAAGCTCTACCGCAGCAGTGACGGACGCTGGCTCGGTGGTGTGGCGCGGGGGCTCGCCGGACACCTCGGGCTGCCCGTGATCTGGGTGCGGCTCGTCTTCGTCGGCCTGTTCATGGCGGACGGCCTCGGCGCCCTGCTGTACGCCGCGTTCTGGTTCTTCGTGCCGCTCGGCGTCGGCGGGGTCGGCGGCCAGAGGCCTCCGTCCTTGGTCACCAGCGAGACCTCGCCGGACGGCCGCCGCAAGCTCATCGCCCGCAGACCGGACAAGGGCCAGATCGTGGCCCTGCTCCTCATGGTCGTCGTGGCCGTGGTCTTCGTGGGCAATGTGAATCTCGGCAACGGAGCGCGGGCCTACCTCTGGCCGACAGTCTTCGTCGCCGCGGGCGTCGCCCTCGTCTGGCGCCAGGCGGATAATGCCCGCCGGGCCCGCTGGGTCGAGGCCGGCCGACGTCGCCGTACGCTCACGCTGCTGCGCGCGGGCGGCGGTGTCCTCCTCGTCACCGCCGGCGTCTCCGGCATCTTCGTCCTGCAGGGCTCCGCCGCCCACCTCGGCTCGGTCCTCCAGGCGGCGCTCGCGGTCCTCGTCGGCATAACGCTGCTGGCCGGTCCCTACCTGGTGCGCATGACCCAGGACCTCTCCGAGGAGCGCCTGATGCGCATCCGCGCCCAGGAGCGCGCGGAGGTCGCCGCCCACGTCCACGACTCGGTGCTGCACACCCTGACCCTGATCCAGCGCAACGCGGAGAACGCGGCGGAGGTGCGCCGCCTCGCCCGCGCCCAGGAGCGCGACCTGCGCACCTGGCTCTACAAGCCCGAGGGCACCGGCAAGGACGAGGCCGACGAGCCCACCACCCTCGCCGACGCGGTGCGGCGCAACGCCGCGGAGGTGGAGGACAAGCACGGCGTCCCCATAGAGGTGGTCGTGGTCGGCGACTGCCCGCTCGACGAGAGGATCGGCGCACAGATGCAGGCCGCACGCGAGGCGATGGTGAACGCCGCCAAGTACGGTGGCGAGGGCGGCGCCGTCCAGGTCTACGCCGAAGTCGAGGGCAAGACGGTCTTCGTGTCCGTCCGGGACCGCGGGCCCGGCTTCGACCTCGACTCGATACCCGCCGACCGCATGGGCGTTAGAGAATCGATCATCGGCCGCATGGAGCGCAACGGCGGCACGGCGCGACTGCGCGCGGTGCCGGACGGCGGCACGGAGGTCGAGCTGGAGATGGAGAGGGCGGAGAAGACGTCATGA
- a CDS encoding response regulator transcription factor codes for MSDPTETNAEPTEPTPGGGPAQRHVRVVLVDDHRMFRTGVQAEIGQTEQTGVEVVGEAADVDQAVTVITATRPEVVLLDVHLPGGGGVEVLRRCAPLMADTEQPVRFLALSVSDAAEDVIGVIRGGARGYVTKTITGTDLINSIFRVQEGDAVFSPRLAGFVLDAFASTDAPPVDEDLDRLTQREREVLRLIARGYAYKEIAKQLFISVKTVESHVSAVLRKLQLSNRHELTRWATARRLV; via the coding sequence ATGAGCGATCCGACCGAGACGAACGCGGAGCCCACGGAGCCGACGCCTGGTGGCGGCCCGGCCCAGCGGCATGTGCGTGTGGTGCTCGTCGACGACCACCGCATGTTCCGTACGGGCGTACAGGCCGAGATCGGCCAGACCGAGCAGACCGGCGTCGAGGTCGTCGGCGAGGCCGCGGACGTCGACCAGGCGGTCACCGTCATCACCGCGACCCGCCCCGAGGTCGTCCTCCTCGACGTCCACCTCCCGGGCGGCGGCGGGGTCGAGGTCCTGCGCCGCTGCGCCCCGTTGATGGCCGACACCGAGCAGCCCGTCCGTTTCCTCGCCCTGTCCGTCTCGGACGCGGCGGAGGACGTGATCGGCGTGATCCGCGGCGGCGCGAGGGGCTACGTCACGAAGACGATCACCGGCACGGATCTGATCAACTCCATCTTCCGCGTCCAGGAGGGCGACGCCGTCTTCTCCCCGCGCCTGGCCGGCTTCGTCCTCGACGCCTTCGCCTCCACCGACGCCCCGCCGGTGGACGAGGACCTCGACCGCCTCACCCAGCGCGAGCGCGAGGTGCTGAGGCTCATCGCCCGGGGCTACGCGTACAAGGAGATCGCCAAGCAGCTCTTCATCTCCGTCAAGACGGTCGAGTCCCATGTCTCGGCGGTTCTGCGGAAACTCCAGCTGTCGAACCGGCACGAGCTGACGCGGTGGGCGACGGCGCGGAGGCTGGTTTAG
- a CDS encoding pyridoxamine 5'-phosphate oxidase family protein, with protein MNWAAFSTAEPDLAKTVEARFAAFTHHVLATLRKDGSPRTTGLEVRFLNGELWLGMMPDSIKALDLRRDPRFALQANPGEGTGMGGGDVRISGRAIEVEDPETKAKYSEEVEPPEPFHLFRTELTEVVRTYVEDDKYLVVQVWKPGEPVRTLKRT; from the coding sequence ATGAACTGGGCAGCCTTCTCCACCGCCGAACCCGACCTGGCCAAGACCGTCGAGGCACGCTTCGCCGCCTTCACCCACCATGTCCTCGCGACCCTGCGCAAGGACGGCTCCCCGCGCACCACCGGCCTGGAGGTGCGTTTCCTGAACGGTGAGCTGTGGCTCGGCATGATGCCGGACTCGATCAAGGCGCTCGATCTGCGCCGCGACCCGCGCTTCGCGCTGCAGGCGAACCCCGGGGAGGGCACGGGCATGGGCGGCGGCGACGTCCGGATCAGCGGGCGGGCGATCGAGGTGGAGGACCCGGAGACGAAGGCCAAGTACTCCGAAGAGGTGGAACCGCCGGAGCCGTTCCACCTCTTCCGCACCGAGCTGACGGAGGTCGTACGGACCTACGTCGAGGACGACAAGTACCTGGTCGTCCAGGTCTGGAAGCCCGGAGAGCCGGTGCGCACGCTCAAGCGGACGTAA
- a CDS encoding class II aldolase/adducin family protein: MHGTPETGPTPPPPLPTDQLRFAMPPMHESLADERRHRKERLAGALRIFGRFGFEDGVSGHITARDPEFSDCFWVNPFGIPFKHVTVSDLVLANSDGQVIDGRYHVNQAAFTVHSQVHAARPDVVAVAHCHSVYGRALSALGDLLDPITQESCAFYEDHALYDAYTGVAVDADEGRRIAAALGSRKALVLRNHGLLTVGDSVDAAAWWFLSMERSCQVQLTAKAAGRPVLIDHRAAVATREQTGGDLVAWINYQPLWQDISRSEPDLLS, from the coding sequence ATGCACGGGACCCCCGAGACCGGGCCCACTCCGCCCCCGCCCCTCCCCACCGACCAGCTGCGGTTCGCGATGCCGCCGATGCACGAGTCGCTCGCGGACGAGCGCCGGCATCGCAAGGAACGGCTCGCGGGCGCGCTGCGGATCTTCGGGCGGTTCGGCTTCGAGGACGGGGTGTCGGGGCACATCACCGCGCGTGATCCGGAGTTCAGCGACTGCTTCTGGGTCAATCCCTTCGGGATACCGTTCAAGCACGTCACCGTGAGTGACCTGGTGCTGGCCAACTCCGACGGGCAGGTGATCGACGGCCGTTACCACGTCAACCAGGCGGCCTTCACCGTGCACTCCCAAGTGCACGCCGCCCGCCCCGACGTCGTCGCCGTCGCCCACTGCCACTCGGTGTACGGGCGGGCGCTGTCGGCGCTGGGGGACCTCCTGGACCCGATCACCCAGGAGAGTTGCGCCTTCTACGAGGACCACGCCCTGTACGACGCCTACACCGGCGTCGCCGTCGACGCCGACGAGGGCCGCCGGATCGCCGCCGCCCTCGGGTCCCGCAAGGCCCTCGTGCTGCGCAACCACGGGCTGCTGACGGTCGGCGACTCGGTGGACGCGGCGGCCTGGTGGTTCCTTTCCATGGAACGTTCCTGCCAGGTGCAGCTGACCGCGAAGGCGGCCGGCCGGCCCGTCCTGATCGACCACAGGGCGGCGGTGGCCACGCGGGAGCAGACGGGCGGGGATCTGGTGGCGTGGATCAACTACCAGCCGTTGTGGCAGGACATCAGCCGGAGTGAGCCGGACTTGTTGAGCTAG
- a CDS encoding HAD family phosphatase, producing the protein MGSLPAGAEAVVFDCDGLLVDTEACWTVAEAAIFAAHGHPFGPDQKALVIGRTVEAAGEAMAEYLGRPGAGAEIAAELLERVRKELAVGAAALPGAAELVRACRAAVPIAVASNSPRELLDTALWSAGLADCFTHSFAADEVRSPKPAPELYLTACEALGTTPKHSVAFEDSATGITAARAAGLYVAAVPSLPGADLDHDWLGTTLAEPELLDWARRLGIGTVR; encoded by the coding sequence ATGGGCTCGCTTCCCGCCGGCGCCGAGGCCGTGGTCTTCGACTGCGACGGCCTGCTGGTCGACACCGAAGCCTGCTGGACCGTTGCGGAAGCGGCCATCTTCGCGGCGCACGGCCATCCCTTCGGCCCCGATCAGAAAGCCCTGGTCATCGGCCGCACCGTGGAAGCCGCTGGAGAGGCCATGGCCGAGTACCTCGGGCGCCCCGGCGCAGGCGCTGAAATCGCCGCCGAACTCCTCGAAAGGGTCCGCAAGGAGCTGGCCGTGGGCGCCGCGGCCCTCCCCGGGGCGGCGGAACTGGTGCGCGCCTGCCGGGCAGCCGTACCCATCGCCGTCGCCAGCAACAGCCCCCGAGAACTGCTGGACACGGCACTGTGGTCAGCCGGCCTCGCCGACTGCTTCACCCACTCGTTCGCCGCCGACGAAGTGCGCTCCCCCAAGCCCGCACCAGAGCTCTACCTCACAGCATGCGAGGCACTCGGTACGACTCCCAAGCACTCCGTCGCGTTCGAGGACTCGGCCACGGGCATTACCGCGGCCCGTGCCGCCGGACTCTACGTCGCGGCCGTACCCTCCCTTCCAGGCGCCGACCTCGACCACGACTGGCTCGGCACCACCCTGGCCGAACCCGAATTGCTGGACTGGGCCAGGCGACTGGGAATCGGCACGGTCCGCTGA
- a CDS encoding chorismate mutase gives MTTTDVTGARTPEAADVITGARERIDALDDRIIGLIQERMAVSAVIQEARIASGGRRVNLSREMDVLSHYREALGKPGTSLAMTLLELCRGKI, from the coding sequence ATGACCACCACCGACGTGACCGGCGCCCGCACCCCCGAGGCCGCCGATGTGATCACCGGCGCCCGTGAGCGCATCGACGCGCTCGACGACCGGATCATCGGGCTGATCCAGGAACGGATGGCCGTGTCCGCCGTCATCCAGGAGGCCCGGATCGCCTCCGGCGGCCGGCGCGTGAACCTCTCCCGCGAGATGGACGTCCTCAGCCACTACAGGGAGGCGCTGGGCAAGCCGGGCACGTCGCTGGCGATGACGCTGCTGGAGCTGTGCCGCGGAAAGATCTGA
- a CDS encoding DUF4429 domain-containing protein: MAEIIQRDGTWAFDGSMVRITPGLHRSVPLFRQTYGEIAVPLEAVAGVVFEPERKRGRLRMRLREGADPLLQATGGRLPDPGDPYRLLVDIDRAGVAEYVAEEIRNALLLDQIPKEPTTAYFLPGPPVPVSVRSSDGTVSFDGTQVRIDWSDTSDRVKRATGPRIINIGDLVQVEWLPNSGYEDGFLRFVTQETVFSKLPPEKDPYALDLWGSARRDLLTALVATAVTARLPHPSTRTGTEQDERRVPRPRPTASVPPPADHHDVLLRRLRELGELHREGVLTDEEFAMTKAAVLRGF, encoded by the coding sequence ATGGCCGAGATCATCCAGCGCGACGGGACCTGGGCCTTCGACGGCAGCATGGTCAGGATCACGCCGGGTCTCCACCGCTCCGTGCCGCTGTTCCGGCAGACGTACGGAGAGATCGCCGTGCCCCTGGAGGCCGTCGCGGGCGTCGTCTTCGAGCCCGAACGCAAGCGCGGCCGACTGCGCATGCGGCTGCGCGAGGGTGCTGATCCGCTCCTCCAGGCGACCGGCGGACGGCTACCCGATCCGGGCGACCCGTACCGTCTGCTGGTGGACATCGACCGCGCCGGAGTCGCCGAGTACGTGGCCGAGGAGATCCGCAACGCCCTGCTCCTCGACCAGATCCCCAAGGAGCCGACCACGGCCTACTTCCTGCCCGGCCCGCCGGTACCGGTCTCGGTGCGTTCCTCCGACGGCACGGTCTCCTTCGACGGCACCCAGGTCCGCATCGACTGGTCCGACACCTCCGACCGGGTCAAACGCGCCACCGGCCCGCGGATCATCAACATCGGCGATCTCGTCCAGGTCGAGTGGCTGCCCAACTCCGGCTACGAGGACGGCTTCCTGCGCTTCGTGACCCAGGAGACGGTGTTCTCCAAGCTGCCGCCCGAGAAGGACCCGTACGCCCTGGACCTGTGGGGCAGCGCCCGCCGCGACCTGCTCACGGCCCTCGTCGCCACCGCGGTCACCGCCCGGCTGCCGCACCCGTCCACCCGCACCGGTACCGAACAGGACGAGCGGCGCGTCCCCCGCCCCCGGCCGACGGCGTCCGTACCGCCGCCGGCCGACCATCACGACGTACTCCTGCGCAGGCTGCGGGAGTTGGGGGAACTGCATCGTGAGGGAGTCCTCACGGACGAGGAGTTCGCGATGACCAAGGCCGCCGTACTCCGAGGCTTCTAG
- a CDS encoding PspC domain-containing protein, with protein MTEHQHGADAVPGEGPGPTAPGAGGQPGQTADPGPAGQPTVADGSGAAAPGETGVAELPSKFRRDRQHKMLAGVCAGLGRQYDMDPVIFRITLAVLSATGGLGLLFYGFAWLFVPYDDEDENEVRKLLTGRVDGQALTAVLFALVGCGVFLTLLNNGGVLTFAIVLSLLLAGAGYWSRHRGAPDTDPLAAQAVADAPPEAQAPPVPAVYPSWWRDPIVKDGTHVGGTGYLWGPEDSRDRDLAAAVRIGLGTWGGRQDIHPPRVRPPKPRGPRWIGGWVFLFALLAGGLGTRLTWDDQTLGTSLQTGLACALVVFGVGIAASAFLGRTGAGSIFLAIVTAALLAASAAVPKDITTHWERTNWRAATAADVRPDYELGTGVGTLDLSRLDLAKGQTVATQADVGMGRLRVIVPADVTVKVSMDVGVGDIQLPGDDEKDVDVAPGKHKEVTLSSTTGGKDTGTLDLDLRVGIGQAEVSRATS; from the coding sequence ATGACAGAGCACCAGCACGGCGCGGACGCCGTGCCCGGCGAGGGCCCGGGGCCGACGGCCCCGGGTGCGGGCGGACAGCCGGGTCAGACCGCGGATCCGGGGCCCGCCGGGCAGCCGACCGTGGCCGACGGATCCGGCGCGGCGGCGCCCGGGGAGACCGGCGTGGCCGAGCTGCCCAGCAAGTTCCGGCGCGACCGGCAGCACAAGATGCTCGCCGGAGTGTGCGCGGGGCTCGGGCGGCAGTACGACATGGATCCGGTGATCTTCCGGATCACCCTCGCGGTGCTCTCCGCGACCGGCGGCCTCGGCCTCCTCTTCTACGGCTTCGCCTGGCTCTTCGTCCCGTACGACGACGAGGACGAGAACGAGGTCCGCAAGCTGCTGACCGGCCGCGTCGACGGCCAGGCGCTGACGGCCGTGCTGTTCGCGCTGGTCGGCTGCGGGGTGTTCCTCACGCTGCTGAACAACGGCGGCGTGCTCACCTTCGCCATCGTCCTCTCCCTCCTCCTCGCGGGCGCCGGGTACTGGTCGCGGCACCGCGGCGCCCCCGACACCGACCCGCTGGCGGCCCAGGCCGTCGCCGACGCCCCGCCGGAGGCCCAGGCACCGCCGGTGCCCGCCGTCTACCCGTCCTGGTGGCGCGACCCCATCGTCAAGGACGGCACGCACGTGGGCGGCACGGGCTATCTGTGGGGCCCCGAGGACTCCCGCGACCGGGACCTCGCGGCCGCCGTCCGCATCGGCCTGGGCACCTGGGGCGGCCGCCAGGACATACACCCCCCTCGCGTGCGGCCGCCCAAGCCGCGCGGCCCCCGCTGGATCGGCGGCTGGGTCTTCCTGTTCGCCCTGCTCGCGGGCGGCCTCGGCACCCGCCTGACGTGGGACGACCAGACACTCGGCACCAGCCTGCAGACCGGCCTGGCGTGCGCGCTCGTCGTCTTCGGCGTCGGCATCGCGGCCAGCGCGTTCCTGGGCCGGACCGGGGCGGGGTCGATCTTCCTGGCGATCGTCACGGCGGCCCTGCTCGCCGCCTCGGCGGCCGTGCCCAAGGACATCACCACGCACTGGGAGCGCACGAACTGGCGGGCCGCCACTGCGGCGGACGTCCGGCCGGACTACGAGCTCGGCACCGGCGTCGGCACCCTGGACCTGAGCCGACTGGACCTCGCCAAGGGGCAGACGGTGGCCACACAGGCCGACGTGGGCATGGGCAGACTGCGGGTGATCGTGCCCGCGGACGTGACCGTGAAGGTGAGCATGGACGTGGGAGTGGGCGACATCCAGTTGCCGGGCGACGACGAGAAGGACGTGGACGTGGCGCCGGGCAAGCACAAGGAGGTGACCCTGTCGTCGACGACCGGCGGCAAGGACACCGGCACACTCGACCTGGACCTCAGGGTCGGCATCGGGCAGGCGGAGGTGAGCCGTGCTACGTCATGA
- a CDS encoding LysE family translocator — MITLDAMGTFALIVGLLTLTPGLDTALILRTAVIGHRRRAWGVVLGIQSGTLVWGVLTSLGVTALLTASHLAYETLRWAGAAYLVWMGGRLLWATWRHASSESPRTAETGSEVKTRTGAGDTLLGGWRQGFVTNLLNPKMGAFYVAVLPQFIPAGSSRLAPGVLLAGVHILLAVIWACALIAFAHVLRDRLQRPSARRYLDRITGTVIAAFGIQLAVGR; from the coding sequence GATGGGGACTTTCGCCCTGATAGTGGGACTTCTTACGCTCACTCCTGGACTGGATACCGCTCTCATCTTGCGCACCGCGGTGATCGGGCACCGCCGTCGCGCCTGGGGCGTGGTCCTCGGCATCCAGAGCGGCACACTGGTCTGGGGCGTGCTCACCTCACTCGGTGTGACCGCACTGCTGACCGCGTCTCACCTCGCATACGAGACTCTTCGTTGGGCCGGGGCCGCGTACCTGGTGTGGATGGGAGGCAGGCTGCTGTGGGCCACCTGGCGCCACGCATCGAGCGAGAGCCCGAGGACAGCGGAGACCGGGAGCGAGGTCAAGACCAGGACGGGCGCCGGCGACACCCTGCTCGGCGGCTGGCGGCAAGGGTTTGTGACCAATCTCCTCAACCCGAAGATGGGTGCCTTCTACGTTGCGGTGCTCCCGCAGTTCATCCCGGCCGGCTCCTCGCGCCTCGCTCCAGGGGTGCTCCTGGCCGGTGTGCACATTCTCCTGGCCGTCATCTGGGCCTGTGCGCTGATCGCCTTCGCGCACGTGCTCCGAGACCGCCTGCAACGCCCCTCGGCCCGCCGCTACCTCGACCGGATCACCGGCACGGTCATCGCCGCCTTCGGCATCCAGCTCGCAGTCGGACGGTAA
- the guaA gene encoding glutamine-hydrolyzing GMP synthase, translating into MSSATPAAAAPDTVLVVDFGAQYAQLIARRVREARVYSEIVPSTMPVAEMLAKNPAAIVLSGGPSSVYADEAPRLDRELFEAGVPLFGMCYGFQLMAQVLGGTVDNTGAREYGRTPLHVSKAGSTLFEGTPDEQSVWMSHGDACSAAPEGFSVTASTDVVPVAAFENDEKKLYGVQYHPEVMHSTHGQQVLEHFLYRGAGLSPNWTTGSVIDEQVAAIREQVGDKRAICALSGGVDSAVAAALVQKAIGSQLTCVYVDHGLMRKGETEQVEKDFVAATGVQLKVVDAEERFLSALKGVSDPEEKRKIIGREFIRVFEQAQAEIIADEGPAVEFLVQGTLYPDVVESGGGTGTANIKSHHNVGGLPEDLEFKLIEPLRKLFKDEVRMVGQELGLPEEIVQRQPFPGPGLGIRIVGDVTKERLDLLREADAIAREELTAAGLDRDIWQCPVVLLADVRSVGVQGDGRTYGHPIVLRPVSSEDAMTADWSRLPYDVLAKISTRITNEVKDVNRVVLDVTSKPPGTIEWE; encoded by the coding sequence GTGTCATCAGCGACTCCCGCTGCCGCCGCCCCCGACACCGTCCTGGTCGTCGACTTCGGTGCGCAGTACGCCCAGCTCATCGCCCGTCGCGTCCGTGAGGCCCGGGTCTACAGCGAGATCGTGCCCAGCACCATGCCGGTCGCCGAGATGCTCGCCAAGAACCCGGCTGCGATCGTCCTCTCCGGCGGCCCCTCCTCGGTGTACGCGGACGAGGCCCCCCGCCTCGACCGTGAGCTCTTCGAGGCCGGCGTCCCCCTCTTCGGCATGTGCTACGGCTTCCAGCTGATGGCCCAGGTGCTCGGCGGCACGGTGGACAACACCGGCGCCCGCGAGTACGGCCGTACGCCCCTGCATGTCTCGAAAGCCGGCTCCACCCTCTTCGAGGGCACCCCGGACGAGCAGTCGGTGTGGATGTCGCACGGCGACGCCTGCTCCGCCGCCCCCGAGGGCTTCAGCGTCACGGCCTCCACGGACGTCGTCCCGGTCGCCGCCTTCGAGAACGACGAGAAGAAGCTGTACGGCGTCCAGTACCACCCCGAGGTCATGCACTCCACGCACGGCCAGCAGGTGCTGGAGCACTTCCTGTACCGGGGCGCGGGGCTGAGCCCGAACTGGACCACCGGCAGCGTCATCGACGAGCAGGTCGCGGCCATCCGCGAGCAGGTCGGCGACAAGCGTGCCATCTGCGCGCTGTCCGGCGGCGTGGACTCCGCAGTCGCCGCCGCCCTCGTCCAGAAGGCCATCGGCTCCCAGCTGACCTGCGTGTACGTCGACCACGGCCTGATGCGCAAGGGCGAGACCGAGCAGGTCGAGAAGGACTTCGTGGCCGCGACCGGCGTGCAGCTGAAGGTCGTGGACGCTGAGGAGCGGTTCCTGTCCGCTCTGAAGGGGGTCTCCGACCCCGAGGAGAAGCGGAAGATCATCGGACGGGAGTTCATCCGGGTCTTCGAGCAGGCGCAGGCGGAGATCATCGCGGACGAGGGTCCGGCGGTGGAGTTCCTCGTCCAGGGGACCCTGTACCCCGACGTGGTCGAGTCCGGTGGCGGTACCGGCACCGCCAACATCAAGTCCCACCACAACGTGGGCGGGCTGCCGGAGGACCTCGAGTTCAAGCTCATCGAGCCGCTGCGCAAGCTGTTCAAGGACGAGGTCCGGATGGTCGGCCAGGAGCTCGGGCTCCCGGAGGAGATCGTCCAGCGCCAGCCGTTCCCCGGCCCCGGCCTGGGCATCCGTATCGTCGGCGACGTCACCAAGGAGCGGCTCGACCTGCTGCGCGAGGCCGACGCCATCGCCCGCGAGGAGCTGACGGCGGCCGGCCTCGACCGGGACATCTGGCAGTGCCCGGTGGTCCTGCTCGCGGACGTCCGCAGCGTCGGCGTCCAGGGTGACGGCCGGACCTACGGCCACCCGATCGTCCTGCGTCCGGTGTCCAGCGAGGACGCGATGACCGCCGACTGGTCGCGGCTGCCGTACGACGTGCTCGCGAAGATCTCGACGCGGATCACGAACGAGGTCAAGGACGTCAACCGGGTCGTGCTCGACGTGACCAGCAAGCCGCCGGGCACCATCGAGTGGGAGTAG
- a CDS encoding DoxX family protein, translating to MTHGIRTDTHTPYLNGGRDWRDTATRYALLPLRVFLGVTFIYAGLDKLTDSAFMKDAGSGSVGDLMRTVRDSSAIPALVDLSLKNPVGLGYAIAIGELAVGVGILIGLLARLAAVGGALISLSLWLTVSWATEPYYYGNDLIYLMAWLPLVLAGAPVLSLDAALHTRRRQRAGGYR from the coding sequence ATGACTCACGGCATTCGTACGGACACGCACACCCCCTATCTGAACGGCGGCCGGGACTGGCGGGACACCGCCACTCGTTACGCCCTGCTTCCACTCCGCGTCTTCCTCGGCGTCACCTTCATCTACGCCGGCCTGGACAAACTCACCGACAGTGCCTTCATGAAGGACGCCGGATCAGGCTCGGTCGGCGACCTGATGCGCACCGTCCGCGATTCCTCGGCCATCCCGGCCCTGGTCGACCTGTCCTTGAAGAACCCCGTCGGCTTGGGCTATGCCATCGCCATCGGTGAGCTCGCCGTCGGCGTCGGCATCCTGATCGGGCTGCTCGCCCGTCTGGCCGCGGTCGGCGGCGCGCTGATCTCGCTCAGCCTGTGGCTGACGGTGAGCTGGGCCACCGAGCCGTACTACTACGGCAACGACCTCATCTACCTCATGGCCTGGCTGCCCCTCGTCCTCGCGGGCGCCCCCGTCCTCTCCCTGGACGCCGCTCTCCACACACGGCGACGACAGCGGGCCGGGGGCTACCGGTAA
- a CDS encoding ATP-binding protein produces the protein MLEEVEWRLPRHARSVGRARALLRDQAVAWKLPDEVTETAVLLLSELMTNAYRHAKVSLGREIWTRCILESDRLRVSVADANDTLPTPREASLDDESGRGLTLVTALADTWGSEPRPPGIGKTVWFELSAKPASAPSPTASARAGSTAGVSAEPPRHGTRPS, from the coding sequence ATGCTCGAGGAAGTCGAGTGGCGGCTGCCCCGCCACGCCCGCAGCGTGGGGCGGGCCCGAGCCCTCCTCCGCGACCAGGCCGTCGCCTGGAAGCTCCCGGACGAGGTGACGGAGACGGCCGTACTCCTGCTCAGCGAGTTGATGACCAACGCGTACCGCCACGCGAAGGTCTCCCTCGGCCGCGAGATCTGGACCCGCTGCATCCTGGAGTCCGACCGTCTCCGTGTGTCGGTGGCGGACGCGAACGACACCCTGCCGACGCCCCGGGAAGCCTCACTGGACGACGAGTCCGGCAGGGGCCTCACCCTGGTGACCGCCCTCGCGGACACCTGGGGCTCGGAACCCCGGCCCCCTGGAATCGGAAAGACGGTCTGGTTCGAACTATCGGCTAAACCAGCCTCCGCGCCGTCGCCCACCGCGTCAGCTCGTGCCGGTTCGACAGCTGGAGTTTCCGCAGAACCGCCGAGACATGGGACTCGACCGTCTTGA